In the Gemmatimonadota bacterium genome, AAGTATCGATGTCCTCACGCCCCACGACCAGCACAACGCGGTCAATGCGGTCTGCGCGTTCAAATGCGGTCAATGTCCAGGCCAATACGGGACGTCCGACAAGGTCGAGAAATTGCTTGGGGATATGCGTGCCCATTCGCTTTCCCGACCCAGCAGCGAGAATGATGGCGTAGTTCATGATAAGCTTTCAGATTTTAGCGTTCATATGTTATACTGATCCTGTTCCCGTCTGGCCCAGTCGGCGTTGACAAACATGTTCAGGCCGGGATCGGCGTATATGCCGTCTATTTTGTCGCCGTCGTGCTGTCGCAAGAAGTCGATGTCGATCTCTACGCCCCAGCCAGGACCTCCGGGCAATTCGAAATGACCATCTACGACTTCGGGATACGGGGTTCCCGCGCGTTTGACGTGCTCATCTGCAAAGTCATTAAAATGTTCGAGCACTTTGCCATTGCGGAGGGTTGCCATCAGGTGGAGGGTCGCAACGGTGGTGATAATTCCGCCGACATTGTGTGGCGCGACCATCACGTTGTAGGTTTCAGCCGTTGAGGCGATTTTCTTGGTTTCCAGCAGGCCGCCACACTGGTTCAGATCCGGCTGGATGATATCCACAACCCGCATGGGGAACAGGTCTCTAAATTCTGCGGCTTTGTAGAGCCGTTCTCCGGTTGCAATTGGGATGGGTGTATGTTGCGCGACTTTGGTCAATGCGCCCAAATCTTCTGGGCGCGTTGGTTCTTCAATCCATCCCGGGCGCAGGTGTTCAATTGCTTTGGCGATTTCGATGGCCTGATGAGGTGCAAACCGACCGTGCATTTCCACAAATATTTGTACGCGATCTCCTGCGACGGAATGTACGGCTTCGATCAATTCAACGGATTTGAAAAATTCGTCGCGCGTCAGTTCCAGGTTGCCATTGCCAAATGGATCGAATTTTAGACCGATATATCCGCGGTCGATCACTTTTTGAGCTGCTCTGGCAAATTCTTCTGGCGAACGTTCCACTGTGTACCAGCCATTTGCATACGCGGGTACGCGTTCAATTGTTTTGCCGCCGATCAGATTGTACACGGGCTGATTGGTCAATTTGCCAATGCAATCCCAGCACGCCATCTCTACGAGTGCCAGCCCCGT is a window encoding:
- a CDS encoding mandelate racemase/muconate lactonizing enzyme family protein; translation: MKIKNYETYVLGTPWRNLTYVFIELEDGTRGVGEARVLGKTHTVLEFLKDTRRHFIGHSVYDIEDLYCRFTLHDFGVPGEVVMTGLALVEMACWDCIGKLTNQPVYNLIGGKTIERVPAYANGWYTVERSPEEFARAAQKVIDRGYIGLKFDPFGNGNLELTRDEFFKSVELIEAVHSVAGDRVQIFVEMHGRFAPHQAIEIAKAIEHLRPGWIEEPTRPEDLGALTKVAQHTPIPIATGERLYKAAEFRDLFPMRVVDIIQPDLNQCGGLLETKKIASTAETYNVMVAPHNVGGIITTVATLHLMATLRNGKVLEHFNDFADEHVKRAGTPYPEVVDGHFELPGGPGWGVEIDIDFLRQHDGDKIDGIYADPGLNMFVNADWARREQDQYNI